One segment of Candidatus Taylorbacteria bacterium DNA contains the following:
- the atpC gene encoding ATP synthase F1 subunit epsilon yields MPQLNLKIITPEKLILEEMVDQVTLPASEGEITILPNHIPIIVGLSSGDIVAVANGEPVPFAVAGGFVEVKNGEDNTTQVAVLADFAEHVSSISLVEIEKAKARASELKKKMENKEHVDYEHFESELERSLTRVRIADKWKSKKYRR; encoded by the coding sequence ATGCCCCAACTCAATCTCAAAATCATCACTCCTGAAAAGCTCATTTTGGAAGAAATGGTGGATCAGGTTACTTTGCCTGCATCCGAAGGTGAAATAACCATTTTGCCGAATCACATTCCGATTATCGTCGGACTGTCCTCGGGAGATATCGTGGCGGTTGCAAACGGGGAGCCGGTGCCTTTTGCAGTTGCAGGGGGATTTGTGGAGGTCAAAAATGGGGAAGACAACACGACTCAAGTTGCAGTTCTTGCGGATTTTGCCGAACATGTATCGTCTATATCTCTCGTCGAAATTGAAAAAGCAAAAGCACGTGCCTCGGAACTCAAAAAGAAAATGGAAAATAAAGAACACGTTGACTATGAACACTTTGAGTCCGAACTAGAACGAAGTCTGACTCGAGTAAGAATTGCTGATAAATGGAAATCAAAAAAGTATAGAAGATAG
- a CDS encoding type II toxin-antitoxin system HicA family toxin has translation MPKLFSSREIVKVLENKGFAFVSQKGSHAKFFHIVRKLTVIVPANRKQIPSGTFSSILRQSKLSRENFEK, from the coding sequence ATGCCTAAACTGTTTTCATCACGTGAAATCGTAAAAGTTCTTGAGAATAAAGGCTTTGCGTTTGTGTCACAAAAAGGAAGTCACGCGAAATTTTTTCACATTGTAAGAAAGCTCACTGTTATCGTACCCGCAAATAGAAAACAAATTCCGTCTGGCACATTTAGCTCTATTTTGCGGCAGTCAAAACTTTCCCGAGAGAATTTTGAAAAGTAA
- a CDS encoding type II toxin-antitoxin system HicB family antitoxin yields MKTVRLKNVVWKEGKFYVAQCLNVDISSFGKTRKEALANIKEAIELYFEDIKTPSIPEVTSLSLAETSFQHA; encoded by the coding sequence ATGAAAACAGTCCGACTAAAAAATGTCGTTTGGAAAGAAGGAAAGTTTTATGTTGCCCAGTGCCTTAACGTTGATATTTCAAGTTTTGGCAAGACGCGCAAAGAAGCTCTCGCTAATATCAAAGAAGCTATCGAGCTTTATTTTGAAGACATAAAAACTCCTTCAATCCCCGAGGTTACCTCGCTTTCTCTCGCGGAAACCTCTTTTCAGCATGCCTAA
- the atpD gene encoding F0F1 ATP synthase subunit beta, translating into MKGTIKRVIGPVVDVQFEDHVPDIYSALTVMNGSKMLTLETEQHIGGNTVRAIAMDTTDGLSRGMEVTDTKAPISVPVGKHTLGRIFDVLGQTIDDGIAVTGTISPIHRKAPAYVAQATKVEILETGIKVIDLICPVLKGGKVGLFGGAGVGKTVVIQELIHNIASNHGGYSVFAGVGERTREGNDLYHEMKESKVLDKVAMVFGQMNEPPGARMRVALSGLTMAEHFRDVEGKDVLFFIDNIFRFTQAGSEVSALLGRIPSAVGYQPTLATEMGNMQERITSTDKGSVTSVQAVYVPADDLTDPAPATTFSHLDSTVVLNRSLTEMGIYPAVDPLDSSSTILDPNIVGIEHYTVAREVQRVLQRYKDLQDIIAILGMEELSEDDRALVTRARKLQKFLSQPFFVAEQFTGSKGTYVPLAETIRSFKEILDGKHDDKAEGEFYMRGAL; encoded by the coding sequence ATGAAAGGAACTATCAAGCGAGTAATCGGACCAGTGGTGGATGTCCAATTTGAGGATCACGTGCCGGATATTTATAGCGCGCTTACCGTGATGAACGGGAGCAAGATGCTCACTCTTGAGACCGAACAGCATATCGGGGGAAATACTGTGCGAGCGATTGCAATGGACACTACTGACGGGCTGTCCCGTGGAATGGAAGTTACCGATACAAAAGCGCCTATCTCCGTGCCGGTTGGGAAGCATACTCTAGGGAGGATTTTTGATGTTCTAGGACAGACGATTGATGACGGCATTGCAGTCACTGGTACAATTTCTCCTATCCATCGAAAAGCTCCAGCGTATGTAGCGCAGGCCACGAAGGTGGAAATTCTTGAAACTGGAATCAAAGTTATTGACCTCATTTGTCCGGTGTTGAAAGGTGGAAAGGTGGGACTTTTTGGAGGAGCGGGAGTGGGGAAGACTGTGGTTATTCAGGAATTGATTCATAACATTGCATCAAATCACGGAGGGTATTCTGTGTTCGCCGGAGTCGGAGAAAGAACTCGAGAAGGCAACGACCTCTACCATGAAATGAAAGAGTCTAAAGTCTTGGACAAAGTGGCCATGGTTTTTGGTCAGATGAATGAGCCACCCGGAGCACGTATGCGCGTGGCTCTTTCGGGACTAACGATGGCGGAACATTTTCGTGATGTGGAGGGCAAGGATGTGCTTTTCTTTATCGACAACATTTTTCGATTTACCCAAGCTGGCTCGGAAGTGTCCGCGCTTCTGGGCAGAATTCCTTCTGCGGTGGGATATCAGCCGACATTGGCGACAGAAATGGGAAACATGCAGGAGCGAATTACTTCGACCGATAAAGGTTCTGTCACTTCTGTGCAGGCGGTGTACGTGCCAGCAGACGACTTAACCGACCCGGCTCCAGCCACGACATTTTCACACTTGGACTCAACTGTTGTCTTGAACCGTTCGCTTACTGAGATGGGAATTTACCCTGCTGTGGACCCTCTCGACTCCTCATCCACTATTTTGGACCCAAATATCGTAGGAATTGAGCACTATACTGTCGCCAGGGAAGTTCAGCGCGTGCTTCAGAGATACAAAGACTTGCAGGACATCATTGCAATCCTCGGCATGGAGGAACTTTCCGAAGACGATCGCGCGCTTGTTACACGTGCGCGCAAACTCCAAAAATTCCTCTCCCAGCCATTCTTCGTGGCGGAACAATTTACCGGCTCAAAAGGAACGTATGTTCCCCTAGCCGAAACCATCCGCTCGTTCAAAGAAATTTTGGACGGCAAGCATGACGACAAGGCGGAAGGGGAGTTTTATATGCGCGGCGCGTTGTAA